The Methylobacterium sp. PvR107 genome contains a region encoding:
- the grxC gene encoding glutaredoxin 3 — translation MQPVTIYTTAWCPYCSAAKSLLKEKGVTFQEIDVERVQGARGTMVEKAGGRTSVPQIFIGGTHVGGCDDLYALDRAGKLDRLLKDTADA, via the coding sequence ATGCAGCCGGTCACCATCTACACCACGGCCTGGTGCCCTTACTGCTCGGCGGCCAAGAGCCTGCTGAAGGAGAAGGGCGTCACCTTCCAGGAAATCGACGTCGAGCGCGTGCAGGGCGCACGCGGCACCATGGTGGAGAAGGCCGGCGGCCGCACGAGCGTGCCGCAGATCTTCATCGGCGGCACGCATGTCGGTGGCTGCGACGATCTCTACGCGCTCGATCGGGCGGGCAAGCTGGATCGGCTGCTGAAGGATACCGCCGATGCCTGA
- a CDS encoding NAD(P)-binding protein: MKKRRTVAILGAGMAGASAARVLADAGLPVQVFDKGRAVGGRMATRRSASLQFDHGAQFMRAHGSAFAARLAAWERRGIVAPWAGAGRRVGVPDMTAPVRDLLGDLSVHSATTITRIRRDDGAWYLEDAAAAVHGPFGAVAITFPAPQSAALLDGSGYALPDVGRAAFAPCWSVMVAAEGASTGDLIEPHEDPIRLIALDASKPGRPEGVRLTIHATAAWSRRHLEEPRASITGSLLEAAERHLRVSLRPIYAEAHRWRYAQVETALGVASLYDAALGLGAAGDWCLGARIEAAYDSGAALARTIVADLNGAA, encoded by the coding sequence GTGAAGAAGCGCCGAACCGTCGCGATCCTCGGGGCCGGCATGGCCGGCGCCAGCGCCGCCCGGGTGCTCGCCGATGCCGGCCTGCCGGTCCAGGTCTTCGACAAGGGGCGGGCGGTCGGCGGCCGCATGGCGACCCGCCGCAGCGCGTCCCTGCAGTTCGACCACGGTGCCCAGTTCATGCGGGCGCACGGATCCGCCTTCGCGGCGCGCCTTGCGGCGTGGGAGCGGCGGGGGATCGTCGCCCCCTGGGCGGGGGCAGGGCGCCGGGTCGGCGTCCCCGACATGACCGCGCCGGTTCGCGATCTCTTGGGCGACCTCTCCGTACACAGTGCCACCACGATCACGCGGATCCGACGGGACGACGGGGCTTGGTATCTCGAAGACGCTGCGGCTGCGGTGCACGGCCCGTTCGGTGCGGTGGCGATCACCTTTCCGGCGCCGCAGAGCGCTGCGCTGCTCGACGGATCCGGATACGCGCTCCCCGATGTCGGGCGGGCCGCCTTCGCGCCCTGCTGGTCGGTGATGGTGGCCGCCGAGGGCGCGTCGACCGGCGACCTGATCGAGCCGCACGAGGATCCGATCCGCCTTATCGCCCTCGACGCGTCGAAGCCGGGTCGCCCTGAAGGCGTTCGCCTCACGATACACGCGACGGCCGCGTGGTCGCGTCGCCATCTGGAGGAGCCGCGCGCGTCGATCACCGGCAGCCTTCTCGAAGCTGCAGAGCGGCATCTTCGCGTTTCGCTCCGGCCGATTTATGCGGAAGCGCATCGCTGGCGCTACGCACAGGTTGAGACCGCCCTCGGCGTGGCCAGCCTGTACGACGCGGCTCTCGGTCTCGGCGCGGCCGGCGACTGGTGCCTCGGCGCGCGGATCGAAGCCGCCTACGACAGCGGAGCGGCGCTGGCCCGGACGATCGTGGCCGACCTGAACGGGGCCGCATGA
- a CDS encoding disulfide bond formation protein B: MNTAAALRLKTAGLWVAIFSAITVGVVLVLQYGYGYAPCKLCLTERLPFYAALPLGLVALLAPERVGRIALGLAALGLLYGAGVGVYHAGAEWGFWPGPSDCGGGTGANPNQVGDFLNALGSTKVVDCSVAALRVLGISLAGWNALVSFALASLAGTAAARP; this comes from the coding sequence ATGAACACGGCGGCAGCACTCCGTTTGAAGACGGCTGGCCTGTGGGTCGCGATCTTCTCCGCCATCACTGTGGGGGTCGTCCTGGTGCTGCAGTACGGGTACGGTTACGCGCCGTGCAAGCTCTGCCTGACCGAGCGTCTGCCCTTCTACGCAGCGCTGCCACTCGGGCTCGTCGCCCTGCTGGCACCAGAACGGGTCGGCCGGATCGCTCTCGGTCTTGCCGCCCTCGGCCTCCTCTACGGTGCGGGTGTCGGGGTCTATCACGCCGGCGCCGAGTGGGGGTTTTGGCCGGGACCGTCCGATTGCGGCGGCGGCACTGGCGCCAACCCCAATCAGGTCGGCGACTTCCTCAACGCGCTGGGATCAACGAAGGTCGTCGATTGCTCCGTCGCCGCGCTCCGGGTGCTCGGGATCTCCCTGGCCGGCTGGAACGCGCTCGTCTCCTTCGCGCTCGCCTCCCTCGCCGGCACCGCGGCTGCGCGCCCCTGA
- a CDS encoding YqaA family protein, with translation MLRRLYAWILALSSRPSAPYALGAVAFAESSFFPVPPDAMLVPMAVSRPDRVWFYATIATIASVLGGLVGYAIGALLFDSLGEWLIRLYGLQNSAATFQDSYARYGHWVILLKGLTPIPYKLVTITSGFAHYSLFWFTVLSIVTRGARFFILAGLLGRYGVQIRGVLDRHLNAVAAISVAVIVLGFLLFKVIL, from the coding sequence ATGCTCCGCCGGCTCTACGCGTGGATCCTGGCCCTCAGCAGCCGGCCCTCCGCGCCCTACGCGCTCGGCGCCGTGGCATTCGCCGAAAGTTCGTTCTTCCCGGTCCCGCCCGACGCCATGCTGGTGCCGATGGCGGTCAGTCGTCCGGACCGGGTCTGGTTCTACGCGACCATCGCCACGATCGCGTCCGTTCTCGGGGGCCTCGTCGGCTACGCGATCGGCGCGCTGCTGTTCGATTCCCTCGGCGAGTGGCTGATCCGCCTCTACGGTCTGCAGAACTCAGCCGCGACGTTCCAAGACTCGTACGCCCGTTACGGCCATTGGGTGATCCTGCTGAAGGGACTGACGCCGATCCCGTACAAGCTCGTCACGATCACCTCGGGCTTCGCCCATTACAGCCTGTTCTGGTTCACGGTGCTGTCGATCGTGACCCGCGGCGCGCGGTTCTTCATCCTGGCCGGATTGCTCGGACGCTACGGCGTCCAGATCCGGGGCGTCCTGGATCGGCATCTCAATGCGGTGGCGGCGATTTCCGTCGCCGTCATCGTCCTCGGCTTCCTCCTCTTCAAAGTGATTCTGTAA
- a CDS encoding DUF1178 family protein, translating to MIRYSLVCEAGHGFESWFPSSDSYDEQVARGLVTCPVCDSAKVAKALMVPRVARTDRERSSAVVPAPSDPSVTVIAEPERQVRAMLRALREHVVAHSEHVGARFPEEARKIHYGEAEGRSIYGEASPAEARALLEEGIEVAAIPILPDDRN from the coding sequence ATGATCCGGTACAGTCTCGTCTGCGAGGCCGGGCACGGCTTCGAGAGCTGGTTCCCGTCCTCGGATTCCTACGACGAACAGGTCGCCCGCGGGCTCGTGACGTGCCCGGTCTGCGACAGCGCCAAGGTCGCCAAGGCGCTGATGGTGCCGCGTGTCGCCCGCACCGATCGCGAGCGTTCGTCTGCGGTTGTACCGGCGCCGTCGGACCCATCCGTGACTGTGATCGCGGAGCCGGAACGACAGGTGCGAGCCATGCTGCGGGCGCTGCGCGAACATGTCGTGGCCCATTCGGAACATGTGGGTGCGCGCTTCCCCGAGGAAGCCCGCAAGATCCACTACGGTGAGGCGGAAGGCCGCTCAATCTACGGCGAGGCGAGCCCCGCAGAGGCCCGCGCGCTTCTCGAAGAGGGCATCGAGGTGGCCGCGATTCCCATCCTGCCGGACGACCGAAACTGA
- a CDS encoding carbon-nitrogen hydrolase family protein — MPDARFTAACVQMRSGRDPGANRDAAVAGIREAASRGAAYVQTPEMTSLVERSRERLFALVTGEDQDPTLSALREAARATGTVVQIGSIAVRSGDKIANRAYLIGTDGEILASYDKLHLFDVDLPSGERWRESATYTGGACAIVAATPWGLLGLTICYDIRFPGLYRALAEAGAEVLTAPACFTRQTGEAHWHVLQRARAIETGSFVISAAQGGLHEDGRETFGHSLIVDPWGRVLADAGGSEPGVILAEIDLAQVADARARIPSLKHGRAFTVERVGPQIRAAQ, encoded by the coding sequence ATGCCTGACGCGCGCTTCACGGCCGCCTGCGTGCAGATGCGCTCCGGTCGGGATCCGGGCGCGAACCGCGATGCGGCGGTGGCCGGAATCCGTGAGGCAGCGTCGCGCGGCGCGGCATACGTGCAGACGCCCGAGATGACGTCGCTGGTCGAGCGGAGCCGCGAGCGGCTGTTCGCGCTGGTGACCGGCGAAGATCAGGACCCGACGCTGTCTGCCCTGCGCGAGGCCGCGCGCGCGACGGGCACGGTGGTCCAGATCGGCTCGATCGCGGTGCGCTCGGGCGACAAGATCGCCAACCGCGCCTACCTGATCGGCACGGACGGCGAGATCCTCGCGTCCTACGACAAGCTTCACCTGTTCGACGTCGACCTGCCCAGCGGCGAGCGCTGGCGGGAATCGGCGACCTATACCGGCGGCGCCTGCGCCATTGTCGCGGCGACGCCCTGGGGCCTGCTCGGCCTGACGATCTGCTACGACATCCGTTTTCCGGGCCTGTACCGGGCACTGGCCGAGGCGGGGGCGGAGGTGCTCACCGCGCCGGCCTGCTTCACCCGCCAGACCGGCGAGGCGCACTGGCACGTCCTGCAAAGGGCGCGGGCGATCGAGACCGGCTCCTTCGTGATCTCGGCGGCCCAGGGCGGCCTCCATGAGGACGGCCGCGAAACCTTCGGCCACTCGTTGATCGTCGATCCCTGGGGCCGGGTCCTCGCCGACGCGGGCGGCTCCGAGCCGGGTGTGATCCTGGCGGAGATCGACCTCGCGCAGGTCGCGGATGCCCGGGCGCGTATCCCCTCGCTGAAGCACGGCCGTGCCTTCACGGTCGAACGGGTCGGTCCTCAGATCCGGGCCGCACAGTAG
- a CDS encoding histone deacetylase, with the protein MIPPIAFHPAYEASLPAGHRFPMRKYGLLAETLIAKGLAPLGFVTPELATADILVRAHDRSYVEAVLTGSVSREVERAIGLPVDPAVVRRSRASVGGTLLAARLALSEGLAGSAAGGSHHARRQQGAGFCVLNDVAVAARTLQAEGLIRRALVVDLDVHQGDGTADCLALCPELFTLSIHCENNYPAQKIAGDLDIGLPDRLDDAGYLDVLQTRLPPLLDAIAPDLVFYNAGVDPHRDDRLGRLSLSDAGLLTRDRFVVAQARARGIPIVAVIGGGYTSDVEALARRHALVFEALAAEAATRPPHR; encoded by the coding sequence ATGATCCCCCCGATCGCGTTCCATCCGGCCTACGAGGCGAGCCTGCCGGCCGGGCACCGCTTCCCGATGCGCAAATACGGCCTGCTGGCCGAAACGCTGATCGCCAAAGGACTCGCGCCGCTCGGTTTCGTGACACCGGAACTGGCCACCGCCGATATCCTCGTCCGCGCGCACGATCGCAGCTACGTGGAGGCGGTTCTGACCGGCTCTGTTTCGCGGGAGGTTGAGCGGGCGATCGGCCTGCCGGTCGATCCGGCCGTTGTCCGGCGCTCGCGCGCGTCCGTGGGCGGGACCCTGCTGGCGGCGCGCCTGGCGCTGTCGGAGGGCCTGGCCGGGAGCGCCGCCGGCGGCAGCCATCATGCCCGGCGACAGCAGGGCGCCGGCTTCTGCGTGCTGAATGACGTCGCGGTCGCGGCCCGCACGCTTCAGGCCGAAGGCTTGATCCGGCGTGCCCTCGTGGTCGACCTCGATGTCCATCAGGGCGACGGCACCGCGGATTGCCTCGCCCTATGTCCGGAGCTGTTCACGCTCTCGATCCACTGCGAGAACAACTACCCCGCCCAGAAGATTGCCGGCGATCTCGATATCGGTCTGCCGGACCGGCTCGATGATGCCGGCTACCTCGATGTCCTGCAAACGCGCCTGCCGCCGCTGCTCGATGCGATCGCTCCGGATCTCGTCTTCTACAATGCCGGTGTCGATCCCCACCGGGATGACCGTCTCGGGCGGCTCTCCCTCTCCGACGCGGGCCTGCTGACCCGCGACCGCTTCGTCGTCGCGCAGGCTCGCGCCCGCGGCATTCCGATCGTGGCGGTGATCGGCGGCGGATACACGTCGGACGTGGAAGCGCTGGCCCGAAGGCACGCCCTGGTCTTCGAGGCCCTGGCGGCTGAGGCCGCGACGCGCCCACCCCACAGGTGA